The following proteins are co-located in the Solea solea chromosome 21, fSolSol10.1, whole genome shotgun sequence genome:
- the rexo4 gene encoding RNA exonuclease 4: MSNVKSRKTHPAAKGQQQVSEKNNNNVNKKNKFWFKDKVKIKKFSPNNQRKVEPPKDAQHFSANWKALQEILKASEPEKKQPVTSTNQTGSLQKKETKENSSLNISKKNTSPKQTETGKKGKQKTASGSVVPKDAHVNAKVPAVSPSQHSIAPKRKSSSGNSSSEHAVKKKKVVVAEKKLTEDDLWFDDVDPDDIEATVGSEAADIMRKKQHIQTKDAESALVKEKAFEGLTKAVAIDCEMVGVGLDGEDSILARASLVNQFGKCIYDKYVKPTERVTDYRTAFSGIRPEDIKNGEDARVVQREVAEILRGRIVVGHAIHNDLKILLLDHPKKKIRDTQKYKPFKKIAKSGRPSLKVLCKEVLNVKVQQGEHSSVQDAQATMRLYTMVKKQWEAEIKASHNNKDSDQKSEKRKPKLPKSR, translated from the exons ATGTCAAATGTAAAGTCCAGGAAAACACACCCTGCAGCGAAAGGACAACAGCAGGTTTCTGAAAAGAATAACAACAatgtaaataagaaaaataaattctgGTTTAAAGAcaaagttaaaattaaaaagttttcCCCAAACAACCAACGGAAAGTGGAACCTCCAAAAGATGCTCAACACTTCTCTGCCAACTGGAAAGCATTGCAAGAG ATTTTAAAAGCCAGTGAGCCGGAGAAAAAACAGCCCGTGACATCAACAAACCAGACTGGATCGCTTCAAAAAAAGGAGACCAAAGAAAATTCTTCATTAAATATTTCTAAGAAAAACACCAGTCCCAAGCAGACAGAGACTGGCAAAAAAGGGAAGCAGAAAACTGCGTCAGGCAGTGTTGTTCCCAAGGACGCTCATGTCAATGCAAAGGTTCCGGCCGTCTCACCATCACAACACTCTATTGCTCCAAAAAGGAAAAGCAGCAGTGGAAATTCAAGCAGTGAGCATgcggtgaaaaaaaagaaggttgtGGTTGCAGAGAAGAAACTTACAGA AGATGACCTGTGGTTTGACGATGTAGACCCGGACGACATCGAGGCAACGGTCGGATCAGAGGCAGCGGACATCATGAGGAAAAAGCAGCACATTCAAACCAAGGATGCAGAGAGTGCTCTGGTCAAGGAGAAAGCCTTTGAGGG TCTCACCAAAGCTGTGGCGATTGATTGTGAGATGGTGGGAGTTGGTCTAGACGGAGAAGACAGTATCTTGGCGCGCGCATCCCTCGTGAATCAGTTTGGGAAATGCATCTATGACAAATACGTCAAACCCACAGAGAGGGTGACGGACTACAGGACAGCCTTCAGTGGCATCCGACCAGAGGATATCAAAAATG GAGAAGATGCGAGGGTCGTCCAGAGGGAGGTAGCAGAGATCCTGCGAGGCAGAATTGTGGTTGGACATGCCATTCACAATGATTTAAAG ATTTTACTCTTGGATCACCCCAAAAAGAAAATCCGGGACACTCAGAAGTATAAACCATTCAAAAAGATTGCTAAG AGTGGCCGGCCCTCATTGAAAGTCCTCTGCAAAGAAGTCCTTAACGTGAAGGTCCAGCAGGGCGAACATTCATCT GTCCAAGACGCACAGGCCACCATGAGGCTCTACACAATGGTGAAAAAGCAGTGGGAAGCAGAGATTAAAGCCagtcacaacaacaaagactcGGACCAGAAAAGTGAAAAGAGGAAACCCAAGTTGCCCAAGAGCAGATGA